A genome region from Triticum aestivum cultivar Chinese Spring chromosome 2B, IWGSC CS RefSeq v2.1, whole genome shotgun sequence includes the following:
- the LOC123039090 gene encoding DNA translocase FtsK-like, with translation MVRKKVPLRYIGEDSTRRRTYETRRNYLTKKVGELGILCNTKACVLVYDEGASEPYVYPSHAEAVEILNRYKAMPNMPQFKKDIHQSLVERIAKTNPQLPVFQPQVPYVTGSVNMGPPPMYQASPQQQSGGQPPVFQPQPQAPYIAGSADMGPPPMYQGPPHQQEGWKPPVFQPQAQYVTGSIDMGPAPMYQALQQQEGWRNMVRSEGDHSALVYNRNGYSTGGHDGAGTSSSASFPLDDMMSFLDDMEFEL, from the exons ATGGTTCGCAAGAAGGTGCCCCTCCGATACATCGGGGAGGACTCCACCCGTCGTCGTACCTACGAGACGCGTCGCAACTACCTGACGAAGAAGGTAGGCGAGCTAGGCATCCTATGCAACACCAAGGCCTGTGTTCTGGTGTATGACGAGGGCGCATCGGAGCCGTATGTTTACCCGTCCCATGCCGAGGCGGTGGAAATCCTGAATCGGTACAAGGCCATGCCGAACATGCCACAGTTCAAGAA GGATATCCACCAGAGCCTCGTCGAGCGCATCGCTAAAACCAACCCGCAGCTGCCGGTCTTCCAGCCCCAAGTACCATACGTCACCGGCAGCGTCAACATGGGGCCTCCACCGATGTATCAAGCGTCGCCGCAGCAGCAGTCGGGCGGGCAGCCACCGGTCTTCCAGCCCCAG CCCCAGGCGCCATACATCGCCGGCAGTGCCGACATGGGGCCTCCGCCGATGTATCAGGGGCCACCGCACCAGCAGGAGGGCTGGAAGCCACCAGTCTTCCAGCCCCAGGCGCAGTACGTCACCGGCAGCATCGACATGGGGCCTGCGCCGATGTATCAGGCGTTGCAGCAGCAGGAGGGCTGGCGTAACATGGTGAGATCCGAGGGGGACCACAGCGCCCTGGTCTATAATAGAAATGGCTACAGTACTGGTGGCCATGACGGCGCCGGCACCAGCTCGAGCGCCAGCTTCCCCCTCGATGATATGATGTCATTCTTGGACGATATGGAGTTCGAGTTGTAG